The Zygosaccharomyces rouxii strain CBS732 chromosome G complete sequence genome contains a region encoding:
- a CDS encoding uncharacterized protein (some similarities with uniprot|Q12331 Saccharomyces cerevisiae YDR262W Hypothetical ORF): MVQSRHISMAALAVYGLLCSLAVGKNTVSFDEYKDSDGKVRRTLSPDTVELDTRDKSGAEKAHEGLSIVNDIFHKRDAEADANLLNTLEDIYTREDGLDKANEVLHDIFKREDKAEEAGSILHDIFHKRDANIFGDAAKQDLQTLGKIYKRDAKDGAEKADEVLHDIFKRDAKDGAEKAGEVLHDIFKRDAKDGAEKAGEVLHDIFHKRDAKDSAEKADEVLKGIFKREDKAQEAGSILHDIFHKRDAKDGAEKASEVLHDIFKREDKAEEAGSILHDIFHKRDANIFGDAAKQDLQTLGKIYKRDAKDGAEKAGEVLHDIFHKRDAKDGVEKADEVLHDIFKRDAKDGAEKAGEVLHDIFKRDAKDGAEKAGEVLHDIFHKRDAKDSAEKADEVLKGIFKREDKAQEAGSILHDIFHKRDAKDSAEKAGEVLHDIFHKRDAKDGVEKADEVLHDIFKRDAKDGAEKAGEVLHDIFKRDAKDGAEKAGEVLHDIFHKRDAKDSAEKADEVLKGIFKREDKAQEAGSILHDIFHKRDAKDSAEKASEVLHDIFKREDKAEEAGSILHDIFHKRDANIFGDAAKQDLQTLGKIYKRDASSPQQASFDIKENFRSMDLDSVFNLLNDVDLFYSYVREDVPFVNQLADTNQDVIIIAPTNEAIAQLDKKPWEFPRNIEALEQAGSSEEEIDAAIQGNILDFVRSHVILSDNSSSYSKEESEDTSFPRYVKYTRSVAMENQNAGNDNVTVALDDILIKNDYGSFSVASLKDREFHDVKSVEMGVNGVVLIVDSCLAWPDF; encoded by the coding sequence ATGGTTCAAAGTCGTCATATTAGCATGGCAGCCCTAGCCGTGTACGGTTTACTCTGCTCATTGGCAGTTGGTAAAAATACTGtttcatttgatgaatACAAGGATTCTGACGGTAAAGTACGTCGTACCTTGAGTCCTGACACTGTTGAGTTGGATACAAGAGATAAAAGTGGGGCTGAAAAAGCTCATGAAGGTCTATCCATCGTTAATGATATTTTCCACAAGCGTGATGCCGAAGCTGATGCAAATTTGTTGAACACTTTGGAAGACATTTATACCCGTGAGGATGGTTTGGATAAAGCTAATGAAGTTTTGCATGATATCTTCAAGCGTGAAGACAAGGCTGAGGAAGCAGGCTCTATCCTACATGACATCTTCCACAAACGTGATGCAAACATCTTTGGTGATGCTGCAAAGCAAGACTTACAAACTTTGGGAAAGATCTACAAGAGAGATGCCAAGGATGGTGCTGAAAAGGCCGATGAAGTGTTGCATGACATTTTCAAGAGGGACGCTAAGGATGGCGCAGAAAAAGCCGGTGAAGTCTTACATGACATTTTCAAGAGAGATGCTAAGGATGGTGCAGAAAAGGCTGGTGAAGTTTTGCATGATATCTTTCACAAGAGAGACGCCAAGGACAGTGCAGAGAAGGCCGACGAAGTTTTAAAGGGCATTTTCAAGCGTGAAGACAAGGCTCAAGAGGCTGGTTCTATTTTGCATGATATCTTTCACAAGAGAGACGCCAAGGATGGCGCAGAAAAGGCCAGTGAGGTTCTGCATGATATCTTCAAGCGTGAAGACAAGGCTGAGGAAGCAGGTTCTATTCTACATGACATTTTCCATAAGCGTGATGCAAACATTTTTGGTGATGCCGCAAAGCAAGACTTACAAACTTTGGGAAAGATCTACAAGAGGGATGCTAAGGATGGCGCAGAAAAGGCCGGTGAAGTCTTGCATGACATCTTCCATAAGAGAGATGCCAAGGATGGCGTTGAAAAGGCCGATGAAGTGTTACATGACATTTTCAAGAGGGACGCTAAGGACGGTGCAGAAAAGGCTGGTGAAGTTTTACATGACATTTTCAAGAGAGATGCTAAGGATGGTGCAGAAAAGGCTGGTGAAGTTTTGCATGATATCTTTCATAAGAGGGACGCCAAGGACAGTGCAGAGAAGGCCGACGAAGTTCTAAAGGGCATTTTCAAGCGTGAAGACAAGGCTCAAGAGGCTGGTTCTATTTTGCATGACATCTTCCACAAGAGAGATGCTAAGGATAGTGCTGAAAAAGCCGGTGAAGTCTTGCATGACATCTTCCATAAGAGAGATGCCAAGGATGGCGTTGAAAAGGCCGATGAAGTGTTACATGACATTTTCAAGAGGGACGCTAAGGACGGTGCAGAAAAGGCTGGTGAAGTTTTACATGACATTTTCAAGAGAGATGCTAAGGATGGTGCAGAAAAGGCTGGTGAAGTTTTGCATGATATCTTTCATAAGAGGGACGCCAAGGACAGTGCAGAAAAGGCCGACGAAGTTCTAAAGGGCATTTTCAAGCGTGAAGACAAGGCTCAAGAGGCTGGTTCTATTTTGCATGACATCTTCCACAAGAGAGATGCTAAGGATAGTGCTGAAAAGGCCAGTGAGGTTTTGCATGATATCTTCAAGCGTGAAGACAAGGCTGAGGAAGCGGGCTCTATTCTGCATGACATTTTCCACAAGCGTGATGCAAACATCTTTGGTGATGCTGCAAAGCAAGATTTACAAACTTTGGGAAAGATCTATAAGAGGGATGCGAGTTCTCCCCAACAAGCGAGTTTTGATATAAAGGAGAACTTTAGATCCAtggatttggattctgTTTTTAATTTGCTAAATGATGTTGATCTTTTCTACAGCTATGTGAGAGAAGATGTCCCATTTGTTAACCAACTAGCTGATACTAACCAAGATGTGATCATCATTGCTCCTACTAATGAGGCAATTGCTCAGTTAGATAAGAAGCCTTGGGAATTTCCTCGTAACATTGAGGCCTTAGAACAGGCGGGTTCTAGCGAGGAGGAAATTGATGCCGCTATTCAAGGAAACATTCTCGATTTTGTTAGATCCCATGTGATCCTCTCTGACAATAGTAGCTCCTATTCTAAGGAGGAAAGTGAAGATACTTCCTTTCCTCGTTATGTGAAATATACTCGTAGTGTGGCTATGGAAAATCAAAATGCAGGCAACGATAACGTTACAGTTGCCCTTGATGacattttgatcaaaaacGACTATGGTTCTTTCTCTGTTGCTTCATTAAAGGACAGGGAATTTCACGATGTCAAGAGTGTGGAAATGGGCGTTAACGGTGTTGTTCTAATCGTTGACTCTTGTTTAGCTTGGCCAGATTTCTAA
- the DFG16 gene encoding Dfg16p (weakly similar to uniprot|Q99234 Saccharomyces cerevisiae YOR030W DFG16 Probable multiple transmembrane protein involved in invasive growth upon nitrogen starvation) encodes MSRWVVVVATVVLLYSRLGVCEIAGLDHDPSHIPELLSNSSHLLSQLIKEFVLDPHGNNCTANLISGGSISLKNRTWPAIRNFTVSNPSLFITCSNNTDGIRDYTDLLRKFAMTVGSLEVIDDSNHYLKKDDFKDSILMIAFTSCAICVGMWMVYLVLLFQRCPQHAGRRFLLMVYVVFAAIYESINLNMAVQKIFKKQYSGNYQDSSEYQMTIIESQGYRVGEVITNALACLNWISIIYYMFQNCNRIDRSWLPNMISNRNRIIIWVGLSLTILEELIFALLLWYRWNTGLRVTYMLLELCFYSLFCGLTCYFVYHDFGFTLSPRKLTTNNKSRIRQIWKSLWNDYHQILPLLIYNLSMFGLLFFTRIYLSITVTAGHQWKYKVIKFFKIVITVSVWGLVTVLEKRDSIVSKETVLGRKIKNSDRFFYDVDMVKTDLKGESSTMNSSDYGCDITPESSSCGNSSGADDKSNSSEMENSWQLLRFKLPTKAWESQLKKSKRRRKAIQRTRQKFLNILAGTNKHERKESSRIFKHAVSIGEEGSGTPDDTSVETELATNYIYDLQDNNGV; translated from the coding sequence ATGAGTAGATGGGTAGTAGTGGTTGCAACGGTAGTGTTGTTATATTCCAGGTTAGGGGTCTGTGAGATAGCAGGATTAGATCATGATCCGAGCCATATACCTGAGTTACTGTCGAATAGTTCGCATTTGCTTTCACAGTTAATCAAGGAATTTGTACTGGATCCCCATGGTAATAACTGTACTGCAAACTTAATAAGTGGCGGATCTATTAGTTTAAAAAACAGAACGTGGCCTGCGATAAGGAATTTCACTGTGAGTAACCCAAGTCTGTTTATCACCTGTTCCAACAATACTGATGGTATAAGGGACTACACAGATCTATTGAGGAAGTTTGCTATGACTGTAGGATCATTAGAAGTTATTGATGATTCTAATcattatttgaagaaagatgattttaaagataGTATATTGATGATTGCATTTACGTCATGTGCAATTTGTGTGGGGATGTGGATGGTCTACTTGGTGTTACTTTTCCAAAGGTGTCCACAACATGCAGGTAGAAGATTTTTGCTTATGGTATATGTGGTATTTGCAGCGATCTATGAGAGTATTAATTTAAACATGGCGGtacaaaaaattttcaagaaacAGTATAGTGGTAATTATCAAGATTCTTCGGAATACCAGATGACAATAATTGAATCTCAAGGATACCGTGTGGGTGAAGTAATTACCAATGCCTTGGCATGTTTAAACTGGATTTCCATAATTTACTACATGTTTCAAAATTGTAATAGGATTGATAGGAGTTGGTTACCAAACATGATATCAAATAGAAATAGAATAATTATTTGGGTTGGTTTATCGCTTACAatattggaagaattaattTTTGCCCTTTTGCTGTGGTATCGATGGAATACTGGGTTGCGTGTAACATACATGTTGTTAGAATTGTGCTTTTATTCGCTTTTCTGTGGGTTAACATGTTATTTTGTCTATCACGATTTTGGATTTACATTATCGCCAAGGAAACTTACTACTAATAATAAGAGTAGAATAAGacaaatttggaaaagtcTTTGGAATGATTACCATCAAATTTTACCGCTTTTGATTTACAATTTATCCATGTTCGGCCTTTTGTTCTTTACTAGGATTTATCTCAGCATCACAGTTACTGCTGGTCACCAATGGAAATATAAAGTTATTaagtttttcaaaattgtcATTACAGTTAGCGTTTGGGGATTAGTTACGGTTTTAGAAAAAAGAGATTCGATTGTCAGTAAAGAGACTGTTTTAGGTAGAAAGATTAAAAATTCAGATCGTTTCTTTTATGATGTCGACATGGTTAAAACTGATTTAAAGGGTGAGTCATCAACGATGAATTCGAGTGATTATGGTTGTGATATAACTCCAGAATCAAGTTCATGCGGTAATAGTAGTGGTGCCGATGATAAATCTAATTCCTCAGAAATGGAAAATAGTTGGCAATTGTTGAGATTCAAACTCCCGACAAAGGCATGGGAATcacaattgaaaaaatccaaaagGCGTAGGAAAGCAATTCAACGCACTCgtcaaaaatttctaaaTATATTGGCAGGTACCAATAAAcatgaaagaaaagagagTTCCAGAATTTTTAAACACGCTGTATCTATTGGAGAAGAAGGATCAGGAACCCCTGATGATACAAGTGTAGAGACTGAATTGGCAACGAACTATATATACGATCTGCAGGATAATAACGGAGTTTAG
- the HMS1 gene encoding Hms1p (some similarities with uniprot|Q12398 Saccharomyces cerevisiae YOR032C HMS1 C2H2 zinc-finger protein with similarity to myc-family transcription factors; overexpression confers hyperfilamentous growth and suppresses the pseudohyphal filamentation defect of a diploid mep1 mep2 homozygous null mutant) gives MNEADVFLQALQGGDSNSGDPFMLFGSGSNSVSEVDKLPGNFENSQGPSPKDRGPSNQFEPMSLTPESYHSFYEDPSSANMSFQFQQQPQQLQQPQQQNFSRNSIFDVNGFEKPQQQSQGDDAFALGRPNNGYVKSEFSPKLSSGTDDNKSNNGGVGSIDGDGDVDGESDDLVKDEFGFNLDETPSTEEFSKITTKSGKVIKKRKEKTSHNVIEKKYRTNINDKIFQLRAIVPALRVAYKRHAGIPVVSKDLADLDGLQPARKLNKASILMKTIEYITYLENKCDNYMNENKMLKNNIPTPQSTRSHSLPQQQQQQQQQRQQPQSSSRQTVESAMGAGFGQFGSPMYSTIPTSSSAANGISTDGTATAATTTSSTNDFQSSSEFDPQSVEEDDNNNGDFTSKLLMGCFGVSMGAQAFGGDGGEMGSARALFAMPIFHFSPKTGFVVSNSNGVVNLQASIFALLKIILVLATFVHLTRCFFFSNSSKSKKQDIHNDTISTVPYKDTVAFDNEDHLKETLKKTLVLNKLKYKHNSMERIESKIAGCFALTLYFKDSKLPWSYMSGRYVQNKWQEIKDQVVKANQKSQGTLSSGLEWEMITNVSTSQMNLTLNNEKLLNHLSSTRHEYEFKEFLSLINTFILNDTKESLLREFLDQISSSGSTNNDTRQQIAIKFCDNHVAESKLLQSMPEDHEVINCLIRPTRSACEKLLKLVKINNESPSEHSLEEQLVLYSSVMRYFIANEKFSQCTTWLQNKPLHHLNQLDSKELSFVSFTALFLMVNDIMQNLDFFKGELTVLESLYKELRIWLGRESGNALGFEVRSRLIDYCIDQALVCGSLANEDMSDGSTDLEFDVSEDEQEQPGEINHVNEEVVC, from the coding sequence ATGAACGAGGCAGACGTGTTTTTACAAGCTCTGCAAGGTGGTGATTCAAATTCAGGAGATCCGTTTATGCTGTTTGGCTCTGGTTCTAATTCGGTCTCTGAAGTTGATAAGCTTCCCGGAAATTTCGAAAATAGTCAGGGTCCATCGCCGAAGGATAGAGGACCTTCTAATCAATTTGAGCCAATGTCGCTGACACCTGAATCGTACCATTCGTTCTATGAAGATCCTAGCAGTGCGAACATGTCGTTTCAGTTTCAGCAGCAACCTCAACAATTGCAGCAACCGCAGCAGCAGAATTTCTCAAGAAATTCTATTTTTGATGTGAACGGTTTTGAAAAACCACAGCAGCAATCCCAAGGTGACGACGCATTTGCGCTTGGGAGGCCCAATAATGGATATGTGAAGTCAGAATTTTCACCAAAGCTAAGTTCTGGAACAGATGATAATAAGTCAAATAATGGCGGTGTTGGCAGTATTGATGGTGACGGTGATGTTGATGGTGAGTCTGACGATTTGgtaaaagatgaatttggatttaaTCTAGATGAGACACCATCAactgaagaattttctaAAATTACTACGAAAAGTGGTAAAGTCATCAAGAAGAGGAAGGAAAAAACTTCACACAATGTTATTGAGAAGAAATACAGAACGAAtattaatgataaaatcttCCAACTTCGAGCGATTGTCCCCGCTTTACGTGTTGCTTATAAACGTCATGCTGGTATTCCTGTTGTTTCTAAGGATTTAGCTGATCTAGACGGGTTGCAACCAGCTCGTAAATTAAACAAGGCCTCCATCCTTATGAAAACAATCGAATACATAACGTATTTGGAAAACAAATGTGATAATTACAtgaatgaaaataaaatgcTAAAGAATAATATTCCAACACCGCAAAGCACACGCTCACATTCTTTgccacaacaacaacagcagcagcaacaacagcgtCAGCAGCCACAGTCAAGTTCGAGACAAACAGTCGAATCTGCAATGGGTGCAGGTTTCGGGCAATTTGGCTCTCCGATGTATAGCACAATaccaacttcttcatccgCTGCCAATGGTATTAGTACCGACGGTACTGCTACCGCCGCTACTACCACCAGCAGTACTAACGACTTTCAATCTTCGTCAGAATTTGATCCACAATCTGtggaggaagatgataacaataatgGTGATTTTACTTCGAAATTGCTCATGGGTTGTTTTGGTGTTTCTATGGGTGCTCAAGCTTTTGGTGGTGACGGTGGTGAAATGGGATCGGCAAGAGCCCTATTCGCTATGccaattttccatttttcaccaaagaCAGGATTTGTCGTTTCCAATTCAAACGGTGTGGTTAACCTACAGGCTTCCATCTTTGCTCTTCTAAAAATAATCCTCGTATTGGCAACATTTGTTCATTTGACCAGGTgctttttcttctcaaattcGAGTAAATCTAAAAAACAGGATATTCATAATGACACCATTTCAACCGTCCCTTATAAAGATACAGTAGCGTTTGATAACGAAgatcatttgaaagaaaccTTGAAAAAAACACTGGTATTGAACAAACTGAAATATAAACACAATTCTatggaaagaattgaatctaAAATTGCTGGATGCTTCGCATTAACTttatatttcaaagattctaAATTGCCATGGAGTTATATGAGTGGGAGATATGTGCAGAATAAATGGCAAGAAATTAAGGATCAAGTGGTCAAAGCTAATCAAAAGAGTCAAGGTACTTTAAGCTCAGGTTTAGAATGGGAAATGATCACAAATGTTTCCACTAGTCAAATGAATTTGACTTTGAATAACGAAAAACTTTTAAACCATCTATCTTCTACGCGTCACGAATACgaattcaaagaattccTATCATTGATAAACACATTCATTTTAAACGATACAAAGGAGTCACTTCTaagagaatttttagatCAAATTTCAAGCTCTGGATCAACAAATAATGATACCAGACAACAAATAGCTATCAAATTTTGTGACAACCATGTTGCTGAAAGTAAATTGTTGCAGTCAATGCCAGAGGATCATGAAGTAATCAACTGTTTGATCAGACCTACTAGAAGTGCATGCGAAAAACTATTGAAACTGGTAAAGATAAATAACGAATCGCCTTCAGAACATTCTTTGGAAGAGCAGTTAGTTCTTTACAGTTCAGTAATGAGATATTTTATCGCCAATGAGAAATTCTCACAATGCACTACATGGTTACAAAATAAACCATTGCACCATTTAAACCAGCTGGATTCCAAAGAATTATCTTTTGTAAGTTTCACAGCATTGTTTTTGATGGTTAATGATATTATGcagaatttggattttttcaaaggagAACTTACCGTTTTGGAATCACTGTATAAGGAATTGCGAATCTGGTTAGGACGTGAAAGCGGTAACGCTCTTGGATTTGAGGTTAGATCAAGATTGATTGATTATTGTATAGACCAAGCTTTGGTCTGTGGGTCGCTGGCGAACGAAGATATGAGTGATGGAAGTACGGATTTAGAGTTTGACgtttcagaagatgaacaagaacaaccaGGGGAAATAAATCACGTGAATGAAGAGGTAGTGTGTTAA